Proteins encoded in a region of the Manis javanica isolate MJ-LG chromosome 15, MJ_LKY, whole genome shotgun sequence genome:
- the LOC108399748 gene encoding large ribosomal subunit protein eL39-like has product MSFPWTFRIKRFLSKKQKQNRPIPQWIRMKTGNNIQYNSKRRPWGRTTLGL; this is encoded by the coding sequence ATGTCTTTTCCCTGGACTTTCAGAATCAAGCGATTCCTTtccaagaaacaaaagcagaatcgTCCCATTCCCCAGTGGATTCGAATGAAAACTGGTAACAACATCCAGTACAACTCTAAGAGGAGGCCCTGGGGAAGAACCACACTGGGTCTATAA